Part of the Trichoderma asperellum chromosome 1, complete sequence genome is shown below.
caatcttcatcatcttctccaatAAACTCCCCCACAGAGAGGTTACACAAAGAATTCGGGGAGACATACGGTGCTGCATCCCTGGCAGGTGCAGTCAGAACCGCAACCGCAAGCACCGCCCTGAGCACAGCCGCATCCAGAcatgatgatgttgttggTTTGTTGGTTGGTGAATATATGGAAATTTTTGCTGACGACGAGTTTGCCTGGTATTTGATGGAAAGACTAAAGGATCTGCTGGAGAGGGGGAATGGGCGGTCAGCTTTAAATAGTCCCAGCCCAAGGGccgccctgctgctgctgcttctgctaaAGCCTAACCTAACAGCACTGCTATGGTCATACCGTTGAATCCTGCTTAGCACCGGTAGGCACAGCTGCTAGTTGTTGTTAATGCAGCTCCGGTGGCGCCCCCGtatcagctgctgcttccccTCATCTGGAACGATTCGTGTATCCAACCCTGGAAAAACCCTCTCAAAACCGTCCATCGGTGCGCTGCTtagcaaaggaaaagagaagaaaagcccTCAAAATGACTTGATTGGCTGTTGTTCTTCGCCGTTTATATGCAGGACTGTCAAGAACAGCGAGGATCTCACCAAGCAGCTCAAAATGTCATTTTTATCTAGTTCCCCCCTCTCCACCAGTACCTCTTATCTAAGGCGACGTCCCAGGGGCACTGCGAGATGCGCTGCGGAGATTAAAGATTCGAGATTCAATCTCTCAGACCAGCCAAGGACGCAGATGTGGACACAGCAGCTCTAGCGCGAGATCCGTCGTCGGAGCATCGCCCAAGTCGCCCAGACTTTTCTGGATGGCGGTGCGACTCTGATGGAGCAGGTTTTTCTCCAACGGCGCCACGTCTTGTATGGCATGCCGTGTGCGACGCTGTACTGACACCGCCAATGACAGCGGCATAGGTATAGAATTAGAGTAGGTATCACCAGTATGAGTATGACAGCTCTGTCGTACAAAAACTGCCAACTGCTTGCTCTGCGTACTTATGGTGCTGATGCTCCTCCATCCGATATGCTGACCACCTGCAAccttttctctgcttcttctacttcgCCTTTCTGTTCCATTCTCTTCCACTTCTGCACCCGCCAATGTCGCCGCATTCTCGCTAAGCgatagaaaaaagagagagacgaagagagacagaagaagagacagaaagaaagaaagaaagagatagCCGCCAAGAGGTCAGATATCATCGGCGATCGAGCAGAACGATCTACACCCGCCCGCTAGGCCATGTCCGCTGTCCGTTGCGCTACACAGCGTTGTGATATATTTAACGCAGCATCCTTGCTGCACGTCCACGTCGTCGCCGTGTGCTTCTTACACACCCATAAGgcattttgctgctgcctgcTAGCCACCTAGACAAAGACCATGCCTTGCTGAGTTGACCTCAAGCAGTCTGCTCTGTATACAACTGCCGAATATGCAAATAACTGCCACACGCCTCAATAAGCTCTTACCAATCGCCTAATGCTGGGTCATCTTAATATAGTATCTTGATCGGCTCATGCGCCTTTGCTTAGAATATTCGCCGTAGAGGGAAAGATGAGCTGATGGACTAATGAGCGCTGCTTGTAGAAGGCGCATACATCCGCAACGAGGCCAGGATGGTGGCCAAGACATCGGTCTGCTGATATGCTTTCCACCGGCTCAGTTGAAGTGAGCAGCACAAGGATTTTGACCGTTCACCAAGCAAACTAGGAAAGTGATCAAGTGCAAGACAGAAAATAAACCAAGAACCGTAGGACAACGCCGTATTCGCAGTCCAGTAGCACAAGGCAGCCGTGTAAGCCAAGGGCTTGTCTTCAGAGACTGACAAATAATATCCCGATATGGGCTGCCGAAGCAATGATTCCACACATTTAAGACatgattcttcttttttaccttGTAGCTTGGAAAAGCTTATATATCTCCGTTTAGATCTAGGTACAACTACTGCCTTGCATGGCATATTTCCGCAttctttttcatctctaGGAATATTAATGCCTACCACAACTGACAGCGGATCACATTCCGTTGAATAATCAAGAGGGCTTAATATTGTCACAGACCACCAATCCCTTGGACATGGAGGGTAGTTAATTAGGCCAGATTGATTATTACACATGCTTACACAACCCTGAAGCTTTCTCACCAGTTGCCGGATTTACGAAGGGTTTACAAGGGTGGAAGCACGGACAAAGTTGCAGGCATGTATTTGTTATCAACCCTTGACTGCGCATACTTATACGATATGCGACACTTGAACCTTGCTCGCTGCTAAAAAAACTACATGCACCTTAGCGAATATCACTGCATAGGTCCTGTCACCGCATACTCGTACTACTGCTTAGTGGCACCAGGGAGTACCAACGGGATGGGTTTCAGAATAGTAATCTTCTTCCAACAGCCAGCACACGCCCCCCTTGTGTTCAACGTTCTCGCACCCCTTTCTCCAAGCTTTGGCGCCCTGGTAGTACCGATGGCGTGTTTTCACGCTGATAAGCCGATCGAGATGCTATCCGCGGCATCCAACCCCATGTTTTGTTCCCCTACCAgggtgctgctgttgctgtcgtCCAAAGACCCTGCTGCCGAGGCTGAGCGCTGATAGCCAGACCCCCGTTGACATTCTTCGGCGGCAGATCTGCCGCcggcatcatcgtcgtcgttgaCATGCTCGTGTAGTACGCCCACGGCCGTCTCCGTTGCGGAtacggcggctgctgctactagctCAACTCCAAACGCAGAGGCCATGGTAGGTCGTGGCAGTTGGCCCGCGAGTCCGTACCAGACCTCCTTGTACGCCAGGTGCAGGGCCTCCTGCAGGAACCCCTTCGTATCGAACAAGAAGTCCGTCGCAGCCGCATCGCTTCTCACGGTGCCGTGCGGATGGTCGGCCGACAGGTGACGGCGCGCGCGGAGGTACATGGACGACGCCCAGATGAAGGACCTCGTGGCGCTGGATGCCGTCTGGGCCGCCAGCCAGTCCAGATAGGATGTCAAGCCGGCGGCCAAGGGGCTCGGTGCTCGCAGGACCCTGATCAGGCCGGCTACGCGGGCTTGCAGACGCGGCGACTGGCGCATGTCCTGCCTAGAGAGAGTGTAGAAGGGCATGCTgcgagatgctgctgttgctttggCACCATCGCCCGTAGAATTgccagcagaagaagcgccaCCCATGCCTGTAGTCCCCATGCTCGCGTCGATCGAGCTGCTTAGCCGGCGGAGTCCATACCAGGTACCATTGCCATGGCCTCGGTGCAAGTAGACACCCCAGTCGAATTCCTCTCTATCGATACCCTTCGCGCAGGAAACTTCGTAAGATGCCAAGTCCAGATCGTGAGGGAGGTATGGCAAGTAGTGGAAATCGGAGAAGGGACCTTGGAGCTGAGGATTAGATCGAGGGACGGAGATCGTGATGTACAGAGATCCGGGCTCAAGGGTTTTCAGCTCGCGGCTGATGACTGAGCGCTTCTCTTTGAGCTCCATGTCATGTCCTCCAGGCTGATAGCGATGCGAGGCTGAGAGATGCGAGGCTGAAATCGATGATGGGTGGAGCAGCGTCATCGAGCAGAATGCTCCGGCTGGTAAAGAGGCGATTGATTGATgctttcccccctccccatcttctttcttcttgtagAATTTCACTTGATTGGAATATTCTCCATTGCCAGCTGGCGAAGCTTGGTCACATCACGGCCAGCTGGTTGACAAATGTCAAAGACCCGTTCTTGCGCAagcatcatcttctctttcacgGCACATGAGTTGTGAACTCCAGAAACAGCTCGCAGGTTTCAAAGCATTTCAATAGTCTACTGTCTTATCATTAGCTACCATTTATCAATTCTGTTTATATATCAAAatacacttttttttctctctctcctctcttgagGCTATCGATCACCTCATCGCCGAATAATTTTCCGGCCTGGGTCCTTTACTGCAACATCGCGCTCACCTAGAAACACAACAATCTGCGGCACGCAAACTCATCGCGGTTACTTTCGGAGCTAGGAATCGAGAAAACCCGACATAATTCCCACGGATTGCGCCACCAAGGAGAAAAATACTGAGTCAAAACTTTTATGAGAGAAAAACAATCCTACCAAATCTCGCGATACGACTATCGAGGCTTTTGCAAAGCTTCCAGCGGCTCTGGAGCTTTGACGCAACATCACTCGCGCGCTTAACCGTCGCTGGGCTCCACGGGGAATTTTTTGGCTCATTTAATGCTCCGTAGCAGTACCCGCAAAACCGCCGACGATATCAGCGGGGCCAGACATAGAGTCGCGCCAAAGGGATCATCGTTTACAAGAAAATATCTATATCTCGTGCTGCATCTGGTGCTTTTCGCTATAGAGTCTCGTGTCGCTCTGCTCTCCCTTTTCCCCCCATTTATCATCCTTCTCCTCGCCTGCGCGCTTCTGAGACATCTTcatcccttcttctcctgcatTGTTTTGGTCTATTCGGCTGTTGATGCGCCGAGCAGTCAAAAAGTCGCAAATTCGAGTTTCTGAAGCTCTGCAATACGTCATAGAGAGCAAAAACAAGAACCCCTGATTTCCTTGCGAAAAACCACTGCGGGGTACTATTCTGTCGCGGGGCATCTCCAACTTCTAAGCGCAAACAAAGCCTTCTACGCCGAAAGACTATTCGTTTGCGCCAACCAGCTCAGACAGCTCATAAAAAGCGTCAGCAGGAAGCGGTATTGTCAGACAATAGAAGAAGATACGGCGCAGCTCTTACAAGggg
Proteins encoded:
- a CDS encoding uncharacterized protein (EggNog:ENOG41); the encoded protein is MTLLHPSSISASHLSASHRYQPGGHDMELKEKRSVISRELKTLEPGSLYITISVPRSNPQLQGPFSDFHYLPYLPHDLDLASYEVSCAKGIDREEFDWGVYLHRGHGNGTWYGLRRLSSSIDASMGTTGMGGASSAGNSTGDGAKATAASRSMPFYTLSRQDMRQSPRLQARVAGLIRVLRAPSPLAAGLTSYLDWLAAQTASSATRSFIWASSMYLRARRHLSADHPHGTVRSDAAATDFLFDTKGFLQEALHLAYKEVWYGLAGQLPRPTMASAFGVELVAAAAVSATETAVGVLHEHVNDDDDAGGRSAAEECQRGSGYQRSASAAGSLDDSNSSTLVGEQNMGLDAADSISIGLSA